One Mangrovimonas cancribranchiae DNA segment encodes these proteins:
- a CDS encoding aldehyde dehydrogenase family protein has protein sequence MENLYLELFNRQKNNQFKVGNTTYKERLKKLKSLRYAVEVTYKQKIREALYNDFKKPELEVDLTEIYPVVSEIKYVSANLKSWMKRQKVETPMALLGSSSWVTYEPKGVCLIISPWNFPFNLTFGPLVSAIAAGNTVILKPSEMTPNSSKVMAEIVKAIFTEDEVALVEGAVETSKALLQLPFNHIFFTGSPAVGKIVMKAAATHLSSVTLELGGKSPTIVDKTANINQAARKIAWGKFLNNGQICVSPDYILIDETVKSDFISAFKKHLNEFYTEEIEQSSDYSRVVNDKHFDRLVNHIENARQCNASIEIGGVSNKTENFIEPTVISNLPEEASLLQEEIFGPILPIKTYGNLEAAIAYINSKEKPLALYIYSKSKSHINYVIKNTRAGTTAINNNVLQYSNHHLPFGGSNNSGIGKSHGFYGFEAFSNRRAVLKQHTKGATEFLFPPYTKLKQKLVDWTIKWF, from the coding sequence TTGGAAAATCTGTATTTAGAATTATTTAATCGTCAGAAAAACAATCAGTTTAAGGTTGGTAATACAACGTATAAAGAGCGTTTAAAAAAGCTTAAATCTTTGCGATATGCTGTTGAAGTTACTTACAAACAGAAGATAAGAGAGGCGCTTTACAACGACTTTAAGAAGCCTGAGTTAGAAGTAGATCTTACCGAAATTTATCCTGTTGTTAGTGAAATAAAATATGTGTCAGCCAATTTAAAATCTTGGATGAAACGCCAAAAAGTAGAAACGCCTATGGCATTGTTGGGGTCTTCTTCTTGGGTGACATACGAGCCTAAAGGCGTTTGTTTGATTATTTCGCCATGGAACTTTCCGTTTAATCTTACATTTGGGCCTTTGGTGAGTGCCATAGCTGCGGGAAATACGGTGATTTTAAAACCCTCGGAAATGACGCCTAACAGTTCTAAAGTCATGGCAGAAATAGTAAAAGCTATTTTTACAGAAGATGAGGTGGCGCTAGTTGAAGGAGCTGTAGAAACTTCCAAAGCATTATTGCAATTGCCGTTTAATCATATATTTTTTACAGGTTCGCCAGCGGTGGGTAAAATAGTGATGAAAGCTGCTGCAACACATTTATCATCGGTAACTTTAGAGCTTGGTGGAAAATCGCCAACCATTGTAGATAAAACAGCTAATATTAATCAGGCTGCACGTAAAATTGCTTGGGGTAAATTTTTAAACAACGGACAAATTTGTGTCTCGCCGGATTATATTTTGATAGATGAAACCGTTAAATCCGACTTCATTTCAGCCTTTAAGAAGCATCTAAACGAGTTTTATACTGAAGAAATAGAGCAATCAAGTGATTATAGTCGTGTAGTGAATGATAAACACTTTGATAGATTGGTAAATCATATTGAGAATGCTAGGCAATGTAATGCAAGTATAGAAATTGGAGGCGTATCAAACAAAACAGAAAACTTTATTGAACCGACTGTAATTTCTAATCTTCCAGAAGAGGCTAGTTTATTGCAAGAGGAAATTTTTGGGCCAATCTTACCTATTAAAACTTATGGTAATTTAGAAGCGGCTATTGCCTATATCAATTCAAAAGAAAAACCATTAGCATTGTATATTTATAGCAAGAGTAAATCTCATATTAATTATGTTATAAAAAACACTAGAGCAGGAACAACAGCTATAAATAATAATGTGTTACAATACAGTAATCACCATTTGCCTTTTGGCGGTAGTAATAATAGTGGTATTGGAAAAAGTCATGGGTTTTATGGCTTTGAAGCATTCTCTAATAGAAGAGCTGTGTTAAAGCAACATACAAAAGGCGCTACAGAGTTTTTATTTCCGCCCTACACAAAACTGAAGCAAAAATTAGTGGATTGGACCATTAAATGGTTTTAA
- the polA gene encoding DNA polymerase I produces the protein MSEQKRLFLVDAYALIFRGYYAFIKNPRINSKGVDTSAIMGFMNSLLDVIKRERPDHLAVCFDKGGSADRVEMFEAYKANRDETPEAIKVAVPYIQDILKAMHIPIMVKEGFEADDVIGTLSKQAEKQGYQTFMVTPDKDFAQLVSDNIFMYRPKSFGGGYETWGIPEVQKKFEVERPEQVIDFLGMMGDSSDNIPGLPGVGEKTAKKFLKAYGSMEGLFENIHELKGKMKEKVEANQELGLLSKKLATIMLDVPVEFDETDFEMSEPDIEGVTNIFQDLEFRRLTENFIKTFAPGQETPAPSKDKKTETKSKPKTNTTAGAGQFSLFGNDGEAPSETKTEYTRKVAKTTSHFYQSINTPLAKRLFIEKLMQQKSVCFDTETTGLNPLQAELVGIAFSWEAGKGFYLPFPEDKTEAQDLIEELRPFFENDTIEKIGQNLKYDIKVLAKYNINVKGKLFDTMLAHYLINPDMRHNMDVLSETYLNYTPISIETLIGKKGKNQLSMRDVTLDKQTEYAVEDADITLQLKEHFQNELGQANTQTLFDEIEVPLLRVLADMELEGINLDTTFLNTLSETLNKDIKDLETKIYKDAGEEFNIASPKQLGEILFGKLKLVDKPKKTKSGQYSTAEDVLSYLAKDHAIIQHVLDYRGLTKLKSTYVDALPEQVDPSTKRVHTDYMQTVAATGRLSSNNPNLQNIPIRTERGRQVRKAFIPRSKDYTLLAADYSQIELRIIAALSEEETMIEAFKNGEDIHASTAAKVFNVPISEVTREQRSNAKTVNFGIIYGVSAFGLSNQTSLNRTEAKELIDTYYATYPKLKRYIGKQVDFARDHGYVQTVLGRRRYLKDINSRNAVVRGAAERNAVNAPIQGSAADIIKLAMISIHQKLKTSNYKTKMLLQVHDELVFDVYKPELETVSKLIKTEMENAYKLVVPLDVDLDTGNNWLEAH, from the coding sequence ATGTCAGAACAAAAACGTTTATTTCTAGTCGATGCTTACGCCTTAATTTTTCGTGGGTACTATGCTTTTATAAAAAACCCAAGAATTAACAGTAAAGGTGTCGATACATCGGCCATTATGGGCTTTATGAATTCGCTTTTAGATGTTATTAAACGTGAACGCCCCGATCATTTAGCCGTTTGTTTTGACAAAGGTGGCAGCGCCGATCGTGTAGAAATGTTTGAAGCTTATAAGGCAAACAGAGACGAAACACCAGAAGCCATAAAAGTTGCTGTGCCTTACATTCAGGATATTTTAAAAGCCATGCATATTCCTATTATGGTAAAAGAAGGATTTGAAGCTGACGATGTTATAGGAACCCTCTCTAAACAAGCCGAAAAACAAGGCTACCAAACCTTTATGGTAACACCAGATAAAGATTTTGCGCAGTTGGTTTCTGATAATATTTTTATGTACCGTCCAAAATCGTTTGGTGGCGGCTACGAAACTTGGGGCATTCCAGAAGTGCAGAAAAAATTTGAAGTAGAACGCCCAGAACAAGTTATTGATTTTTTAGGCATGATGGGCGATTCCAGCGACAATATTCCTGGGCTACCTGGCGTTGGCGAAAAAACAGCTAAAAAATTCTTAAAAGCTTATGGCAGCATGGAAGGCCTTTTCGAGAATATTCATGAGCTAAAAGGTAAAATGAAAGAAAAGGTTGAAGCCAACCAAGAATTAGGCTTGCTATCAAAAAAACTAGCTACCATTATGCTAGATGTTCCTGTGGAATTTGATGAAACTGATTTTGAAATGTCTGAACCCGATATTGAAGGCGTAACAAACATTTTTCAAGATTTAGAATTTAGACGACTTACCGAAAACTTTATAAAAACCTTTGCTCCAGGTCAAGAAACACCAGCTCCTTCAAAAGATAAAAAAACTGAAACAAAATCAAAACCTAAAACAAATACAACTGCAGGTGCTGGGCAATTCTCATTATTTGGTAATGATGGCGAAGCACCATCGGAAACTAAAACCGAATACACCAGAAAAGTTGCTAAAACCACTTCGCACTTTTACCAAAGTATCAACACGCCATTGGCAAAACGATTGTTTATAGAAAAACTCATGCAACAAAAATCGGTTTGTTTTGATACTGAAACTACAGGCTTAAATCCGTTACAAGCCGAATTAGTCGGTATTGCCTTTTCTTGGGAAGCAGGCAAAGGATTTTATTTACCGTTTCCTGAAGATAAAACCGAAGCACAAGATTTAATTGAAGAGCTTCGCCCATTTTTTGAAAACGATACTATCGAAAAAATAGGTCAGAACTTAAAGTACGACATCAAAGTTTTAGCCAAATACAACATCAACGTAAAAGGTAAATTGTTCGATACCATGTTGGCTCACTATCTTATCAATCCCGATATGCGCCATAATATGGATGTGCTTTCGGAAACCTACCTTAACTACACGCCTATTTCCATTGAAACGCTTATTGGTAAAAAAGGAAAAAACCAATTATCCATGCGCGATGTGACTTTAGATAAGCAAACCGAATATGCCGTAGAAGATGCCGATATTACACTTCAGTTAAAAGAACATTTTCAAAATGAATTAGGCCAAGCCAACACCCAAACCTTATTCGATGAAATTGAAGTTCCTTTACTACGGGTTTTAGCCGATATGGAATTGGAAGGCATTAATTTAGACACCACGTTTTTAAACACACTCTCCGAAACCTTAAATAAGGACATTAAAGATTTAGAAACAAAAATCTATAAAGACGCTGGCGAAGAGTTTAACATTGCGTCTCCAAAACAATTAGGAGAGATTTTATTTGGCAAACTTAAACTGGTTGATAAACCTAAAAAAACAAAATCTGGTCAATACTCTACCGCCGAAGATGTTTTAAGTTATTTAGCCAAGGATCATGCTATCATTCAACATGTTTTAGATTACCGCGGTCTTACCAAATTAAAAAGCACTTATGTTGATGCCTTGCCAGAGCAAGTTGACCCATCAACCAAACGTGTTCATACAGACTATATGCAAACTGTTGCAGCTACAGGGCGTTTAAGTAGTAATAACCCTAACTTACAAAACATTCCTATACGTACCGAACGCGGACGACAAGTTAGAAAAGCCTTTATTCCGCGTAGCAAAGACTATACATTACTCGCTGCCGATTACAGTCAAATCGAGCTCCGTATTATTGCTGCCTTAAGCGAAGAGGAAACCATGATTGAAGCCTTTAAAAACGGTGAGGATATTCACGCATCGACTGCAGCAAAAGTATTTAATGTTCCTATTTCCGAAGTAACTCGTGAACAACGTAGTAATGCTAAAACCGTCAACTTTGGAATTATCTATGGCGTATCGGCTTTTGGGCTTAGCAATCAAACTAGCTTAAACCGTACCGAAGCCAAAGAATTAATAGACACCTATTACGCGACCTATCCTAAATTAAAACGTTACATAGGAAAACAAGTAGATTTTGCTCGCGACCACGGTTATGTACAAACTGTTTTGGGAAGACGCCGTTATTTAAAAGATATTAACTCTAGAAATGCTGTTGTTCGTGGTGCCGCAGAACGTAATGCCGTTAATGCGCCTATTCAAGGCAGTGCTGCCGATATTATTAAATTGGCTATGATTTCCATTCATCAAAAACTAAAAACCAGTAATTACAAAACAAAAATGCTGTTACAAGTACATGATGAATTGGTATTTGATGTTTACAAACCCGAATTAGAAACCGTTTCAAAACTTATAAAAACCGAAATGGAGAATGCTTATAAACTTGTTGTTCCTTTAGATGTTGATTTAGACACAGGAAACAATTGGCTAGAAGCCCATTAA
- a CDS encoding lipase family protein: MKNIQVIIIMLTTTFCFSQSKTGFQTNEVIASIALCNTFNFDKQFNSHDAILPKTFTLNYDSGIMSMDNKFRVFDNGKYGVISFRGSTDKMVSWVENCYAAMIPAKGEMTIKEKGYNYTFTQADSAAVHSGYALTVVMLSKDIIAQVKTLNEKGISDIIITGHSQGGALATLMRAYLEHLPEGTFNQKNNFKTYAFAAPMCGNKEFATDYNQQFSDSQTSFSIINPEDPIPELPINYNENDKLLNKNTIASWVFGEADFDAKDFGKNMFVKLFEGGLKSHIKNSNSLINKFVNFRFGQVDMPEFIDDINYYPTGVIMEIDSFEFPKVEVDVSNMTVENREKFTEVDGKYYYKEKSFFQHKPYGYYVHVLKKWDTPAYNKLENKYLLTDL; this comes from the coding sequence ATGAAAAACATCCAAGTCATTATTATCATGTTAACGACGACGTTTTGTTTCTCACAGAGTAAAACGGGCTTTCAAACGAATGAAGTTATTGCCAGTATAGCGCTTTGTAATACATTCAATTTTGATAAACAATTTAACTCGCACGACGCTATTCTGCCCAAAACCTTTACACTTAATTATGATTCTGGAATTATGTCTATGGATAATAAATTTCGTGTATTTGATAATGGTAAATATGGTGTTATAAGTTTTCGAGGCTCTACAGATAAGATGGTAAGTTGGGTAGAAAATTGTTATGCTGCCATGATACCTGCCAAAGGAGAAATGACTATTAAAGAAAAAGGTTATAATTATACGTTTACGCAAGCCGATAGTGCAGCAGTACATTCTGGTTATGCACTAACGGTTGTTATGCTTTCTAAGGATATTATAGCGCAAGTAAAGACATTGAATGAAAAAGGCATTTCAGATATTATAATAACTGGACATAGTCAAGGTGGTGCTTTAGCTACATTAATGCGAGCTTATTTAGAACATTTGCCTGAAGGCACATTTAACCAAAAAAATAATTTTAAAACTTATGCTTTTGCTGCTCCTATGTGTGGTAATAAAGAGTTCGCAACAGATTATAACCAGCAATTTAGCGACTCACAAACAAGCTTTTCAATTATAAATCCTGAAGACCCTATTCCAGAATTACCTATTAACTATAATGAAAACGATAAATTACTTAATAAAAACACCATCGCATCTTGGGTGTTTGGCGAAGCTGATTTTGATGCTAAAGACTTCGGGAAGAATATGTTTGTTAAGCTTTTTGAGGGCGGTTTAAAAAGCCACATAAAAAACTCAAACTCATTAATTAATAAGTTTGTTAATTTTAGGTTTGGCCAAGTTGATATGCCCGAATTTATTGATGATATTAACTATTACCCAACAGGTGTAATTATGGAAATCGATTCGTTTGAATTTCCTAAGGTAGAAGTAGATGTTTCTAATATGACTGTTGAAAACCGTGAAAAATTTACTGAAGTTGATGGCAAATACTATTATAAAGAAAAATCATTCTTTCAACACAAGCCATACGGGTATTATGTTCACGTGCTTAAAAAATGGGATACACCAGCTTATAATAAACTTGAAAACAAATACCTATTAACAGATTTGTAA
- the rplM gene encoding 50S ribosomal protein L13, whose product MDTLSYKTVSANKTTVNKEWVLVDAEGQTLGRLASKVAKLLRGKHKPNFTPHVDCGDNVIVINAEKINLTGNKWDEKTYIRHTGYPGGQRSLTANELFSKDPARLVEKSVKGMLPKNKLGANLFRNLNVYVGAEHDHDAQKPKTINLNEFN is encoded by the coding sequence GTGGACACATTAAGCTACAAAACCGTTTCGGCAAACAAAACCACTGTAAATAAAGAGTGGGTTTTAGTTGATGCTGAAGGGCAGACTTTAGGTCGCTTAGCTTCAAAAGTTGCAAAACTTTTAAGAGGTAAGCACAAACCTAACTTTACACCACACGTTGATTGTGGCGATAACGTAATTGTTATCAATGCTGAAAAAATCAACTTAACTGGAAACAAATGGGACGAGAAAACTTACATCCGTCACACAGGTTATCCAGGTGGGCAAAGAAGTTTAACTGCCAACGAACTATTCTCTAAAGATCCAGCGAGATTAGTCGAAAAATCAGTAAAAGGCATGTTACCTAAAAACAAATTAGGAGCAAACCTTTTTAGAAATTTAAACGTTTATGTAGGTGCTGAGCACGATCACGACGCTCAAAAGCCTAAAACAATTAACTTAAACGAATTTAACTAA
- the rpsI gene encoding 30S ribosomal protein S9 gives MEVIHKIGRRKTAVARVYVAPGKGNITVNKKELNTYFPTATLQYKVNQPLAMTDNQDNFDVSVNVIGGGITGQAEAVRLALSRAMCELNEENRSILKPEGLLTRDPRMVERKKFGQKKARKKFQFSKR, from the coding sequence ATGGAAGTAATTCACAAAATTGGTCGTAGAAAAACGGCTGTTGCTCGTGTATATGTTGCTCCTGGAAAAGGAAACATCACAGTAAACAAAAAAGAATTAAATACTTACTTCCCAACTGCAACATTACAGTACAAAGTAAATCAACCGTTAGCAATGACTGACAACCAAGATAACTTTGACGTATCTGTAAATGTAATTGGTGGTGGTATTACAGGTCAAGCTGAAGCTGTTCGTTTAGCTTTATCTCGCGCAATGTGCGAATTAAACGAAGAAAACAGAAGCATTTTAAAGCCTGAAGGTTTATTAACAAGAGACCCAAGAATGGTAGAGCGTAAGAAATTCGGTCAGAAGAAAGCGCGTAAGAAATTCCAGTTCTCTAAACGTTAA
- the rpsB gene encoding 30S ribosomal protein S2, which yields MAKAEVKELLEAGVHFGHLTRKWDPNMAPYVYMERNGIHIINLYKTAAKIEEASAALSKIAASGRKILFVATKKQAKDIVADKAGNINMPYITERWPGGMLTNFVTIRKAVKKMAAIDRMKKDGTFNSLSKKERLQVDRQRAKLEKNLGSISDMTRLPGALFVVDIKREHIAIKEAQKLNIPIFAMVDTNSDPRQVDYVIPANDDASKSIEKILSHVTDAVANGLQERKAEKEAAKAAPKKAAPKKKAAAEEEE from the coding sequence ATGGCAAAAGCAGAAGTAAAAGAGTTATTAGAAGCTGGTGTACACTTTGGTCACCTAACTCGAAAATGGGATCCAAACATGGCTCCTTATGTATATATGGAGCGTAATGGCATCCATATTATCAACCTCTACAAAACAGCAGCTAAGATAGAAGAAGCTAGCGCAGCATTAAGCAAAATCGCAGCTTCAGGACGCAAAATCTTATTCGTTGCTACAAAAAAACAAGCAAAAGATATTGTTGCCGATAAAGCAGGTAACATTAACATGCCTTACATCACAGAAAGATGGCCAGGTGGTATGTTAACAAACTTTGTAACCATTAGAAAAGCAGTTAAGAAAATGGCTGCCATCGATAGAATGAAAAAAGATGGCACCTTCAACTCTCTTTCTAAAAAGGAGCGTTTACAAGTAGATCGTCAACGTGCTAAATTAGAAAAGAACCTTGGTTCTATTAGCGACATGACGCGTTTACCAGGCGCACTGTTTGTAGTGGATATTAAACGTGAACACATTGCAATTAAAGAAGCACAAAAATTAAACATTCCAATTTTTGCTATGGTAGATACCAACTCTGACCCACGTCAAGTTGATTATGTTATCCCAGCAAATGACGATGCTTCTAAATCTATTGAGAAAATATTATCGCATGTAACCGATGCAGTTGCTAACGGTCTTCAAGAGCGTAAAGCTGAAAAAGAAGCCGCTAAAGCTGCTCCTAAAAAAGCCGCACCTAAGAAAAAAGCTGCTGCTGAAGAGGAAGAATAA
- the tsf gene encoding translation elongation factor Ts, with protein sequence MTKITAAEVNKLRKATGAGMMDCKKALVEAEGDFDTAIEILRKKGQKVAAKRADRESTEGAAIAKVNADNNTGVAIVLGCETDFVGKNENFVALANKLADLALTVSSKEELLAADFDGMPVSEKLVEQTGVIGEKIDINAFEKIEAPFVGSYIHAGNKIATLVGLSANVEGADVAAKDVAMQAAAMNPIALNEEGVDASVIEKEIEIAKDQLRAEGKPEEMLDNIAKGKIKRFFKDNTLVNQAFIKDSKQSVAQYVKTYGDVTVTSFKRVALG encoded by the coding sequence ATGACAAAAATAACAGCCGCAGAGGTTAATAAATTAAGAAAAGCTACCGGTGCTGGAATGATGGATTGTAAAAAAGCATTGGTTGAAGCAGAAGGCGATTTTGATACAGCTATTGAAATTCTACGTAAAAAAGGACAAAAAGTAGCTGCAAAAAGAGCCGATAGAGAATCTACAGAAGGAGCCGCAATTGCAAAAGTAAATGCAGACAATAATACTGGTGTAGCTATTGTTTTAGGTTGCGAAACTGACTTCGTTGGTAAAAACGAAAACTTTGTAGCATTAGCTAACAAATTAGCCGATTTAGCATTAACAGTATCTTCTAAAGAAGAATTATTAGCAGCCGATTTTGATGGCATGCCTGTTTCTGAAAAATTAGTTGAACAAACTGGTGTTATTGGAGAAAAGATTGACATTAACGCATTTGAGAAAATCGAAGCGCCATTCGTAGGATCTTACATCCACGCTGGAAACAAAATTGCAACTTTAGTTGGTTTATCTGCTAACGTAGAAGGCGCTGATGTTGCTGCTAAAGATGTTGCTATGCAAGCTGCAGCAATGAATCCAATTGCACTTAACGAAGAAGGTGTTGACGCTTCAGTTATCGAAAAAGAAATTGAAATTGCTAAAGATCAATTACGTGCTGAAGGTAAACCAGAAGAAATGTTAGATAATATTGCTAAAGGTAAAATTAAGCGTTTCTTTAAAGATAATACGTTAGTAAATCAAGCGTTTATTAAAGACAGCAAACAAAGTGTTGCGCAATATGTTAAAACTTACGGAGATGTTACCGTAACATCTTTTAAAAGAGTAGCTTTAGGATAA
- the pyrH gene encoding UMP kinase, with protein sequence MKYNRILLKLSGEALMGNRQYGIDPERLAEYAKDIKTITDKGVEVAIVIGGGNIFRGVAGASNGMDRVQGDHMGMLATVINGLALQSALEDAGVPTRLQSAVKINEVAEPFIRRKAMRHLEKGRVVIFGGGTGNPYFTTDSAAVLRAIEIEADVILKGTRVDGIYNADPEKDEKAVKFDHISFDDVLRKGLKVMDTTAFTLSQENQLPIIVFDMNKKGNLLKVVSGEKIGTKVNL encoded by the coding sequence ATGAAATATAACAGAATTTTATTAAAACTATCTGGCGAAGCCCTAATGGGAAACCGCCAATATGGTATAGATCCAGAACGCTTAGCCGAATATGCTAAAGACATAAAAACTATTACAGATAAAGGCGTAGAAGTTGCCATTGTTATTGGTGGCGGAAATATCTTTAGAGGGGTTGCTGGAGCTAGTAACGGCATGGATCGCGTACAAGGAGACCACATGGGCATGCTAGCCACAGTAATAAACGGCTTAGCCTTGCAAAGTGCTTTAGAAGATGCTGGGGTACCTACACGCTTACAATCTGCTGTTAAAATTAACGAAGTTGCAGAACCTTTTATTAGAAGAAAAGCTATGCGTCATCTAGAAAAAGGCCGTGTTGTTATTTTTGGTGGCGGCACAGGAAATCCTTATTTTACAACAGATTCTGCTGCGGTATTACGTGCCATAGAAATTGAAGCAGATGTAATTTTAAAAGGCACTCGTGTAGATGGTATTTATAATGCCGATCCAGAGAAAGACGAAAAAGCTGTAAAGTTTGATCATATCTCTTTTGATGACGTGTTAAGAAAAGGCTTAAAAGTTATGGACACAACTGCTTTTACACTTAGCCAAGAAAACCAATTACCTATAATTGTTTTTGATATGAATAAAAAAGGAAACTTACTAAAGGTGGTTTCTGGTGAAAAAATAGGAACAAAAGTTAACTTGTAA